GCGCGGATCGACATGTCCCAATCCTCGGTGCCCGTCATCGTCTCGTCATAGCCGCCGAGCTCGAGGATATGCTCGCGCTCGAAGAAACGAGCCGCTGTCACTGTCTGGTCGAAGCGATAGAAATCCCGTTCGAACGCTTTGCAACGCGACCAAAAGCCGGACCCGAACGACTCCTCGGGGATGCAGATGCCGCGCGCACCACTCCGCTGGGCTGCGGCCACGCAGCTGCTCACCACGTCAGGATCGAGCACCATGTCTGAATCGAGGATCGCCACATACCGGCCGCGCGCCGCGCGGATGCCCGCATTGCGCTGAGCCGAGCGCTCGGGTCCGGCTTGCAACACGACGTCGGCCAGCTCGTGCGCGATCTGGAGCGTGTCATCGCTCGAGCCGTTGTCGACGACGATGATCTCGAGGCGCGCATGATCTTGCCGGCGTGCGCTCTCAAGACAGGCGCGGAGCACCGCACCCGAGTTCTTGGTGGTCACGACCAGCGAGACGAGCGGGTTCGTCTCAGGCTTTGTCTCGATCACTCGCGATCGTCTTTTGCAGGCCCTCTTGGAGTTCGACGCGCGGAGCCCAACCGAGGAGCGTCGTAGCGCGCGAGATGTCGGGGCAGCGCCGCGCTGGATCGTCCTCCGGCATCGCAGCGAAGCGGAAGCGCTCCTGGACACCGCACAGCCGGCTC
The DNA window shown above is from Candidatus Eremiobacteraceae bacterium and carries:
- a CDS encoding glycosyltransferase; translated protein: MIETKPETNPLVSLVVTTKNSGAVLRACLESARRQDHARLEIIVVDNGSSDDTLQIAHELADVVLQAGPERSAQRNAGIRAARGRYVAILDSDMVLDPDVVSSCVAAAQRSGARGICIPEESFGSGFWSRCKAFERDFYRFDQTVTAARFFEREHILELGGYDETMTGTEDWDMSIRALGAAPMVFCAGLIRHDEGRQTLALLFAKKYYYARALPQFVRKHGNAAMARLTPMRQALLNNAGQFVRHPVLGGGLIVMKSWELVGAVLGLLDRRPRRPGELYGRSRASR